One stretch of Rhodococcus pseudokoreensis DNA includes these proteins:
- a CDS encoding tyrosine-type recombinase/integrase: MAMTGPLAPWAPGMAEWLTRLGYTPRLVERHLQLAGGLSKFLHRRGLTASDLSQELIEQFAAARRAKNRSRRPTARSLSWLVDYLSDIGVATAPAALPVRSEQQVLIERYRDYLTVERGLVPDTAANYVPVVTLFLAAHPVRELHELSAADVSEFMTSQCRQVSTRGAERLATGLRSFLGFALVEGLISVSLVGAVPSVARWSGATLPRGLTSTQVAALLSSCDRRRPLGRRDYAILLLLVRLGLRAAEVSALRLDDIDWRTGEIVVRGKGRTEERLPLPPDVGAAIAAYLRRGRPRRPEREVFLRACAPLRGLTPDGVSEVARAASERAGLGSFGSHRLRHTAGTQLLQAGASLPEVAEVLRHHTIATTAIYAKVDHLALRDLATPWPGGAR; this comes from the coding sequence ATGGCTATGACAGGTCCGCTGGCGCCGTGGGCGCCGGGGATGGCGGAGTGGTTGACGAGGCTGGGTTACACGCCCCGATTGGTTGAGCGGCATCTGCAGCTGGCCGGCGGGTTGAGCAAGTTCCTGCACCGGCGCGGCCTGACCGCGAGCGACCTGAGTCAGGAGTTGATCGAGCAATTCGCTGCCGCGCGTCGAGCGAAGAACCGCTCGCGGCGGCCCACAGCGAGATCGTTGTCCTGGCTCGTTGACTACCTGAGCGACATCGGCGTGGCTACCGCGCCGGCTGCTCTGCCGGTGCGGTCTGAGCAGCAGGTGTTGATCGAGCGTTACCGGGACTACCTCACGGTGGAGCGCGGTCTGGTGCCGGACACGGCAGCCAACTACGTGCCGGTCGTGACGCTGTTCCTGGCAGCCCACCCGGTCCGCGAACTGCACGAGCTGAGCGCTGCCGACGTGAGCGAATTCATGACCTCGCAGTGCCGGCAGGTCAGCACCCGAGGAGCCGAACGCCTCGCTACCGGGCTGCGGTCGTTCCTTGGCTTCGCCCTGGTCGAGGGGTTGATCAGCGTGTCGCTGGTTGGCGCGGTCCCATCGGTGGCGCGGTGGAGCGGCGCCACGCTGCCCCGCGGCCTGACCTCGACGCAGGTCGCGGCGTTGCTGTCCAGCTGCGACCGGCGGCGCCCGCTCGGGCGGCGCGACTACGCGATCTTGCTGCTGCTCGTGCGGCTCGGGCTACGCGCCGCCGAGGTGTCCGCGCTTCGCCTGGACGACATCGACTGGCGGACCGGCGAGATCGTCGTGCGCGGCAAGGGCCGCACCGAGGAACGCCTGCCGCTGCCGCCGGACGTGGGAGCGGCCATCGCCGCATACCTGCGCCGGGGGCGCCCACGCCGGCCCGAGCGAGAAGTGTTCCTCCGCGCGTGCGCCCCGCTCCGTGGGCTGACCCCGGACGGGGTGAGCGAGGTAGCGCGGGCCGCGAGCGAACGTGCCGGGCTGGGCAGCTTCGGCTCCCACCGCCTTCGCCACACGGCCGGGACGCAGCTGCTGCAGGCGGGCGCCTCGCTTCCCGAGGTGGCGGAAGTGTTGCGCCACCACACCATCGCGACCACGGCGATCTACGCCAAGGTCGATCATCTGGCTCTGCGCGACCTCGCCACACCCTGGCCGGGTGGTGCCCGATGA
- a CDS encoding DUF2510 domain-containing protein produces the protein MTDAQGRRMRGILWFLGSIAAIILLASGVGVDLSGIQVIFWVFVLGIAALAVLVVRALVRLGDRRPTPVHVVVAPAPGLTAGWYPDQQDASLVRWHDGTQWTLHTQPANTMPPRGS, from the coding sequence ATGACCGATGCACAAGGCAGACGCATGCGCGGGATTCTATGGTTCCTCGGCAGCATTGCAGCCATCATCCTCTTGGCATCCGGAGTCGGCGTTGACCTCTCGGGAATTCAGGTCATCTTCTGGGTCTTCGTGCTCGGCATCGCCGCACTCGCAGTTCTCGTGGTCCGCGCTCTCGTCAGACTCGGCGACAGACGTCCTACCCCCGTGCACGTTGTCGTCGCGCCGGCGCCGGGTCTCACTGCTGGTTGGTACCCGGACCAGCAAGACGCGAGCCTTGTCCGGTGGCACGACGGCACACAATGGACGTTGCACACCCAACCAGCGAACACCATGCCGCCACGTGGTAGCTGA
- a CDS encoding DUF2510 domain-containing protein has protein sequence MIVLAFVAFGIFGGDSEDDTASAAEVTTTKTPAAAETTTKSAAEVSASQAASSSRTAAAAAAAAAEAEKRRQAEAARLDPNTYETLGERDFALLAKNPDSFVGRKITVYGVVMQADAATGNKQFLARTAAEPMGASYNYDQTTLITTQDPSIIANIVEDDFVTMHVEVSGSYTYDTKIGGSNTVPEFKINIINVTG, from the coding sequence GTGATCGTCCTCGCCTTCGTTGCGTTCGGCATTTTCGGCGGCGACTCGGAGGACGACACGGCCAGCGCGGCCGAGGTGACCACCACGAAGACGCCGGCTGCCGCGGAGACAACCACTAAGTCCGCTGCCGAGGTGTCTGCATCGCAGGCCGCCTCGTCATCCCGTACGGCCGCAGCCGCGGCCGCGGCCGCGGCAGAGGCGGAGAAGAGACGTCAGGCAGAGGCGGCACGGCTTGACCCGAACACCTATGAAACTCTCGGCGAGCGCGATTTCGCACTCCTCGCCAAGAACCCCGACAGCTTTGTTGGCCGGAAGATCACCGTGTACGGCGTCGTGATGCAGGCCGACGCCGCGACCGGCAACAAGCAGTTCCTTGCGCGGACCGCCGCGGAGCCCATGGGCGCGTCGTACAACTACGACCAAACCACCCTGATCACTACTCAAGACCCGAGCATTATCGCGAACATCGTCGAGGACGACTTTGTGACCATGCACGTCGAGGTGTCGGGTTCGTACACCTATGACACCAAGATCGGTGGCAGCAACACCGTTCCGGAATTTAAGATCAACATCATCAACGTCACCGGTTAG
- a CDS encoding DEAD/DEAH box helicase, translating into MTSPDPVSRPRPRFKKRQEPAAASADPESLFGDLPRTPHGVGALWSHQADQLRTYSKKHQKSPDVALELPTGSGKTLVGLLIAEWRRRALRERVVYACPTKQLARQVLEKAKQQGIQPVLLIGSHWNWPRSDVARYTSGAAIAITTYSSIFNSNSHLGDAQTLLFDDAHAAEGYVAEAWSVSVKRDDPQYTALLDAFRPVVDSSFLNRMAADTAADSAEVRLLPIGAIASNLESIDDVLRTISDNRKYAFGMLQPNLASCLFYVARSGVYIRPLIPPTFAHDAFTGPTQRVYLSASLGDAGELERAFGRVPIDRVPVPPAWDRTGSGRRFFVFPELAEAPTDPKGMVVSPAPAATEPANSEQSAISDDSVTLEGVTAALLNLAKKRLILTPDDKSADEIANRLQVPQAERFTAKTDSGLAPFLKAESGTLLAPNRYDGMDLSAETCRLMLMAGLPIASLSAVM; encoded by the coding sequence ATGACGTCACCCGATCCTGTGAGCCGGCCTAGACCTCGGTTCAAAAAGAGACAAGAGCCGGCGGCCGCCTCAGCTGATCCGGAGAGCCTATTCGGTGATCTGCCACGCACACCGCATGGTGTTGGCGCACTTTGGTCCCACCAAGCAGACCAACTCCGGACCTACTCCAAGAAGCACCAGAAATCCCCCGACGTTGCACTTGAGCTCCCAACGGGATCTGGCAAGACGTTGGTCGGATTGCTCATCGCTGAGTGGCGACGCCGTGCGTTGCGCGAAAGAGTGGTCTACGCGTGCCCGACAAAGCAACTGGCAAGACAGGTGCTGGAAAAGGCAAAGCAACAAGGCATCCAGCCTGTTCTGCTAATTGGTTCTCATTGGAATTGGCCGCGGAGCGACGTAGCTCGTTACACCAGTGGTGCCGCGATCGCAATCACTACCTACAGCTCAATCTTCAACAGCAACTCACATCTAGGAGATGCTCAGACGCTTTTGTTCGACGATGCGCATGCAGCAGAGGGCTATGTTGCTGAAGCGTGGTCGGTGAGCGTTAAACGTGACGATCCGCAGTACACAGCATTGCTCGACGCATTTCGTCCAGTCGTTGATTCCAGCTTCCTCAACAGGATGGCCGCCGATACCGCAGCGGATAGCGCGGAGGTACGCCTCCTGCCCATAGGAGCCATCGCCAGCAACCTCGAAAGCATTGACGACGTCTTGAGGACGATCAGCGACAACAGAAAGTACGCATTCGGTATGTTGCAGCCGAACCTTGCGTCATGTCTGTTCTACGTGGCTCGCAGTGGTGTCTACATCCGTCCCCTGATCCCGCCGACGTTCGCGCATGATGCCTTTACCGGTCCGACGCAGCGCGTCTATCTGTCAGCCAGCCTCGGTGATGCCGGCGAGCTCGAGCGGGCGTTCGGACGTGTCCCAATCGACCGCGTGCCTGTCCCTCCGGCATGGGATCGGACCGGCAGTGGCCGCAGGTTCTTCGTCTTCCCGGAACTTGCAGAGGCGCCGACTGACCCGAAGGGAATGGTTGTTTCACCGGCGCCCGCCGCCACAGAGCCCGCCAACTCCGAGCAGTCGGCCATCTCTGACGATTCCGTCACGCTAGAGGGCGTTACTGCAGCGTTGCTCAATCTCGCGAAGAAGAGGCTGATCCTCACTCCCGACGACAAGAGTGCCGACGAAATCGCTAATCGTCTCCAAGTACCGCAGGCAGAACGCTTCACCGCCAAGACCGACTCTGGACTCGCCCCGTTCCTCAAGGCCGAGAGTGGAACGCTTCTGGCACCGAACCGCTACGACGGGATGGATCTCTCCGCGGAGACGTGTCGATTGATGCTGATGGCAGGCCTTCCGATCGCCTCGCTGTCAGCGGTCATGTAA